From the genome of Phytohabitans rumicis, one region includes:
- a CDS encoding LacI family DNA-binding transcriptional regulator: protein MPATIRDVARASGVHISTVSRTFSAPHLVNPETRSRVLACAEHLGYRPNRAARALITGRTHNIGLIVADIANPFFPPLIKAAESQARHRDYHIFVTDTNEDPAVEEDLVHALAKQVDGVLLCSPRMSNSLIEQLSREVPLVVINRQVTGLPAVVMDVGQGARLAVEHLTGLGHRRIALLGGPRGSWTNREIRRAATAAARAGDAELIVLGPNQPTEQGGLAQADPVRRAGATAVLAYNDLMAIGLIEGLDSLGVRVPEDVSVVGIDDIALSRLTRPKLTTVANPTAAAGRAAVDMLLQHGDDRRTTAQVTLQTELVIRDSTGPAPAALPAVTEATVKE, encoded by the coding sequence GTGCCAGCCACGATTCGAGACGTCGCGCGGGCGTCCGGGGTGCACATCTCCACCGTGTCGCGCACGTTCTCGGCCCCGCACCTGGTCAACCCGGAGACCCGCAGCCGGGTGCTGGCGTGCGCGGAGCACCTCGGCTACCGCCCCAACCGGGCGGCCCGCGCGCTCATCACCGGCCGTACGCACAACATCGGCCTGATCGTGGCCGACATCGCCAACCCGTTCTTCCCGCCCCTGATCAAGGCGGCGGAGAGCCAGGCCAGGCATCGCGACTACCACATCTTCGTCACCGACACGAACGAAGACCCGGCGGTCGAGGAAGACCTGGTCCACGCGCTCGCCAAGCAGGTCGACGGCGTGCTCCTCTGCAGCCCACGCATGAGCAACAGCCTGATCGAGCAGCTCAGCCGCGAGGTGCCTCTGGTCGTGATCAACCGGCAGGTTACCGGCCTGCCCGCGGTCGTGATGGACGTCGGCCAGGGCGCCCGCCTCGCGGTCGAGCACCTCACCGGTCTCGGCCACCGCAGGATCGCCCTGCTCGGCGGCCCGCGCGGCTCCTGGACCAACCGGGAGATCCGCCGGGCCGCCACGGCCGCGGCCCGCGCCGGCGACGCGGAGCTCATCGTGCTCGGCCCCAACCAGCCCACCGAGCAGGGCGGCCTCGCCCAGGCGGACCCGGTCCGCCGGGCCGGCGCCACCGCCGTGCTCGCCTACAACGACCTCATGGCGATCGGCCTGATCGAAGGGCTCGACTCGCTGGGGGTACGAGTGCCGGAAGACGTCAGCGTCGTCGGGATCGACGACATCGCGCTGAGCCGGCTCACCCGGCCCAAATTGACGACGGTGGCGAACCCCACCGCAGCCGCCGGACGGGCGGCCGTCGACATGCTCCTGCAGCACGGAGACGACCGCCGCACCACCGCACAGGTAACGCTCCAGACCGAGTTGGTCATCCGCGACTC
- a CDS encoding Gfo/Idh/MocA family protein — protein sequence MPDRTERRLRYALVGTGSRAEMFVRSLVLDHPGSAELVAFADVNQARMDAHNAWLEELGADAVPTYHASEFGSMLDKERVDAVLVTSVDRTHDEYIVTALKAGRDVVTEKPMTTDVPRCQRILDAVAETGRQVTVAFNYRYNPLHERVRQVLADGEIGEVGSVHFEWLLDVRHGADYFRRWHREKANSGGLMVHKASHHFDLVNWWLGAAPVEVFAYGRLFFYGDEGRRHGYARDYERAYGAPEAAGDPFAINLAANPRLRALYLDAEAEDGYRRDQNVFAPGVTIEDDMAVLAKYSTGATMTYHLTAYAPWEGYRVMFSGSKGRLELEVVESDFVSPYAAGELKGAALHGVQAAVEEGWARLTVRPFWEQPRQVPVTGYTRAGHGGADARMTAIMFGGETDPMGRGATARDGALALLTGLAANRSFETGQPVKVADLLTIP from the coding sequence ATGCCGGATCGGACGGAACGGCGGCTTCGCTATGCCCTCGTCGGCACAGGCTCGCGCGCCGAGATGTTCGTGCGATCCCTCGTGCTCGACCACCCGGGCTCGGCCGAGCTGGTCGCGTTCGCCGACGTCAACCAGGCCCGGATGGACGCGCACAACGCCTGGCTGGAGGAGCTGGGCGCGGACGCGGTCCCGACGTACCACGCGAGCGAGTTCGGCAGCATGCTCGACAAGGAGCGGGTGGACGCCGTCCTGGTGACGAGCGTCGACCGGACCCACGACGAGTACATCGTGACCGCGCTCAAGGCCGGCCGGGACGTGGTGACGGAAAAGCCGATGACCACCGACGTGCCTCGCTGCCAGCGCATCCTCGACGCGGTGGCGGAAACGGGCCGGCAGGTTACCGTCGCGTTCAACTACCGCTACAACCCGCTGCACGAGCGGGTCCGGCAGGTCCTCGCGGACGGCGAGATCGGCGAGGTCGGCTCGGTGCACTTCGAGTGGCTGCTTGACGTGCGGCACGGCGCCGACTACTTCCGCCGCTGGCACCGCGAAAAGGCCAACTCCGGCGGCCTGATGGTGCACAAGGCGAGCCACCACTTCGACCTGGTCAACTGGTGGCTGGGCGCCGCGCCGGTGGAGGTCTTCGCGTACGGCCGGCTCTTCTTCTACGGGGACGAAGGCCGCCGCCACGGGTACGCCCGCGACTACGAGCGCGCGTACGGCGCACCGGAGGCGGCCGGCGACCCGTTCGCGATCAACCTCGCGGCCAACCCGCGGCTGCGGGCGCTCTACCTGGACGCCGAGGCCGAGGACGGCTACCGCCGTGACCAGAACGTCTTCGCCCCGGGCGTGACGATCGAGGACGACATGGCGGTGCTCGCCAAGTACTCCACCGGCGCCACGATGACGTACCACCTGACCGCGTACGCCCCGTGGGAGGGCTACCGGGTGATGTTCAGCGGCAGCAAGGGCCGGCTGGAGCTCGAGGTGGTGGAGAGCGACTTCGTCAGCCCGTACGCCGCCGGCGAGCTGAAGGGCGCGGCCCTGCACGGCGTACAGGCGGCCGTGGAGGAGGGCTGGGCCCGGCTGACCGTCCGGCCGTTCTGGGAGCAGCCGCGCCAGGTGCCGGTAACCGGATACACCCGCGCCGGCCACGGCGGCGCCGACGCCCGCATGACCGCGATCATGTTCGGCGGGGAGACTGATCCCATGGGTCGGGGAGCGACCGCCCGCGACGGCGCGCTGGCGCTGCTCACCGGTCTGGCCGCCAACCGCTCCTTCGAGACCGGTCAGCCGGTCAAGGTCGCCGACCTGCTTACCATCCCCTAG
- the uxaC gene encoding glucuronate isomerase, translated as MSRADLLFPSEPTQRAIARELYAHARDQPIISPHGHVDPAILADDAPFPDPARLIICPDHYVTRMLLSQGIEPASLGVPTRDGQPYEQDGRTIWRRFAEHWHLFRGTPSRLWLEETFTNVFGVTTALSPATADEVYDAIAAKLAEPEFRPRALFERFNIEVLATTESPLDDLGRHAKLAADGWGGPGGRVITTFRPDNVVDMEFEGWADNVAKLGEIAGEDTGTYRGYIAALRKRREAFIAAGATSSDHGHPTADTLVLDEVEAAELYELGLRGEADQDDAEYFRNHMLVEFARMSIEDGLVMQLHPGADRNHNKWLYARHGRDVGGDIPQATEYVRGLAPLLDLYGNDPRLRLVLYTLDEDTFTRELAPLAGGYAAVYLGAPWWFLDSPEVLRRFREAVTESAGFYNTSGFVDDTRAFCSIPVRHDVARRIDAGFLARLVAEERLPLDEAAETIVDLAYRLPKRIFRL; from the coding sequence GTGTCGCGAGCCGACCTGCTCTTCCCGTCCGAGCCCACGCAGCGGGCCATCGCCCGGGAGCTGTACGCCCACGCCCGGGACCAGCCGATCATCTCGCCGCATGGGCATGTCGACCCGGCGATCCTGGCCGACGACGCGCCCTTTCCCGACCCGGCGCGGCTGATCATCTGCCCGGACCACTACGTCACCCGGATGCTGCTGAGCCAGGGCATCGAGCCGGCGTCGCTGGGCGTACCGACCCGCGACGGCCAGCCGTACGAGCAGGACGGGCGGACGATCTGGCGGCGGTTCGCCGAGCACTGGCACCTCTTCCGGGGCACGCCCTCGCGGCTGTGGTTGGAGGAGACGTTCACCAACGTGTTCGGCGTGACCACCGCGCTCAGCCCGGCCACGGCCGACGAGGTGTACGACGCGATCGCCGCGAAGCTGGCCGAGCCGGAGTTTCGTCCGCGGGCGCTGTTCGAACGATTCAATATCGAGGTGCTGGCGACCACCGAGTCCCCGCTGGACGACCTGGGCCGGCACGCCAAGCTCGCCGCCGACGGCTGGGGTGGGCCGGGCGGCCGGGTGATCACGACGTTCCGGCCGGACAACGTGGTCGACATGGAGTTCGAGGGCTGGGCCGACAACGTGGCCAAGCTGGGCGAGATCGCCGGCGAGGACACCGGGACGTACCGCGGTTACATCGCGGCGCTGCGCAAGCGGCGCGAGGCGTTCATCGCCGCGGGCGCCACGTCGTCCGACCACGGCCACCCGACCGCTGACACGCTCGTGCTGGACGAGGTGGAGGCGGCCGAGCTGTACGAGCTGGGCCTGCGTGGCGAGGCCGACCAGGACGACGCCGAGTACTTCCGCAACCACATGCTGGTCGAGTTCGCCCGGATGTCCATCGAGGACGGTCTGGTGATGCAGCTGCACCCCGGCGCGGACCGCAACCACAACAAGTGGCTGTACGCCCGGCACGGCCGCGACGTCGGCGGCGACATCCCGCAGGCCACCGAGTACGTGCGCGGGCTGGCCCCGCTGCTCGACCTGTACGGCAACGACCCGCGGCTGCGGCTCGTGCTGTACACATTGGACGAGGACACGTTCACCCGCGAGCTCGCTCCGCTGGCCGGCGGTTACGCCGCGGTGTACCTCGGCGCGCCGTGGTGGTTCCTGGACTCGCCCGAGGTGCTGCGCCGCTTCCGCGAGGCGGTCACCGAGAGCGCCGGCTTCTACAACACCTCCGGCTTCGTCGACGACACCCGGGCGTTCTGCTCGATCCCGGTACGTCACGACGTCGCCCGCCGGATCGACGCCGGCTTCCTGGCCCGGCTGGTGGCCGAGGAGCGGCTGCCGCTGGACGAGGCCGCCGAGACCATCGTCGACCTGGCCTACCGACTCCCAAAGAGGATCTTCCGACTGTGA
- a CDS encoding mannitol dehydrogenase family protein encodes MTEKAYQMDPATGRLRPDAAVAADLTGDGPPATVPGLLVRGLLARAAADAGPIALLSCDNLPSNGKRLHGLVTQALEYAGTPGAVVDWVRGNVTFPGTMVDRIVPATTTETLAAAQRALGVADLAAVAAEPYRQWVIEDAFPAGRPAWERAGAVLTDDAGSWERLKLRALNGVHSALAYLGALAGRETIAEALALPGMAAMLRRFVAEDVAGSFVPPEGVSVVEYGDSVLERFANAAIRHRTIQVAMDGSQKLPQRVLHTLIDRRASGASPRWGALVLAAWMRFVQGETDAGQPLPLDDPLAERIRKALAAGRDTPRVWSTPSSA; translated from the coding sequence GTGACCGAAAAGGCGTACCAGATGGATCCCGCGACCGGCCGGCTGCGCCCCGACGCGGCCGTGGCGGCGGACCTGACCGGCGACGGCCCGCCGGCGACCGTGCCCGGCCTGCTGGTGCGCGGCCTGCTCGCGCGGGCCGCGGCCGACGCCGGCCCGATCGCGCTGTTGAGCTGCGACAACCTGCCCTCGAACGGCAAGCGCCTGCACGGCCTCGTGACCCAGGCCCTGGAGTACGCGGGCACGCCGGGGGCGGTCGTGGACTGGGTGCGCGGCAACGTCACGTTCCCCGGGACGATGGTCGACCGGATCGTGCCGGCCACCACGACCGAGACGCTCGCCGCCGCGCAGCGCGCGCTGGGCGTGGCCGACCTGGCGGCGGTGGCGGCCGAGCCGTACCGGCAATGGGTGATCGAGGACGCGTTTCCGGCCGGGCGGCCGGCCTGGGAGCGGGCCGGCGCGGTGCTCACCGACGACGCCGGATCCTGGGAACGGCTGAAGCTGCGCGCGCTCAACGGCGTGCACTCGGCGCTGGCGTACCTGGGGGCGCTGGCCGGGCGGGAGACCATCGCCGAGGCGCTGGCACTGCCCGGGATGGCCGCGATGCTGCGCCGGTTCGTCGCGGAGGACGTGGCCGGCAGCTTCGTCCCGCCGGAGGGAGTCTCCGTCGTGGAGTACGGCGACTCGGTGTTGGAGCGGTTCGCCAACGCGGCCATCCGGCACCGCACGATCCAGGTGGCGATGGACGGGTCGCAGAAGCTGCCGCAGCGGGTGCTGCACACGCTCATCGACCGGCGTGCGTCCGGCGCCTCGCCGCGCTGGGGCGCGCTGGTGCTGGCCGCCTGGATGCGCTTTGTCCAGGGCGAGACCGACGCCGGCCAGCCGCTTCCGCTCGACGACCCGCTCGCCGAGCGGATCCGCAAGGCGCTCGCCGCCGGCCGGGACACCCCGAGGGTGTGGTCGACGCCCTCTTCGGCCTGA
- a CDS encoding Gfo/Idh/MocA family protein — protein sequence MTTPTVALVGASGHGMWHRQQIAELQDAGRLELAALVDVRPVEGAPDGVATFTDHAEMLRAVRPDAVVICTPPHTHLPIASDALRAGADVLLEKPPVLSLDEHRALAGVVAQTGRACQIGFQALGSAALAELVGAIVDGKLGAITGIATVASWQREDAYYQRSPWAGRRTLNGRPALDGALANPLAHSWMQCLAIMDGDPPVAVELERYRCRDIEVDDTAAMRITLASGRHIVVAVTLCGEDKIEGEVIVYGTAGRAVLEYPTDRLKLPGDADFREVSGRTSLLENLLDHRANGTPLIVPLARTEPFTAVLDVLNSAPEPTLLGGDLVVPEGVAPARTLTIQGINAALRQATERLALFSELPTRGRCARTGWT from the coding sequence GTGACGACCCCAACGGTGGCGCTGGTCGGCGCGAGCGGGCACGGGATGTGGCACCGGCAGCAGATCGCCGAGTTGCAGGACGCCGGCCGGCTCGAACTCGCCGCGCTCGTCGACGTGCGCCCGGTCGAGGGGGCGCCGGACGGCGTCGCCACCTTCACCGACCACGCCGAGATGCTCCGGGCCGTACGCCCGGACGCGGTGGTCATCTGTACGCCGCCGCACACCCACCTGCCGATCGCGAGCGACGCGCTGCGGGCCGGCGCGGATGTGCTGCTGGAGAAGCCGCCGGTGCTCTCGCTCGACGAGCACCGCGCCCTCGCCGGTGTGGTGGCCCAGACCGGCCGGGCGTGCCAGATCGGCTTCCAGGCGCTGGGCTCGGCCGCCTTGGCGGAGTTGGTCGGGGCGATCGTGGACGGCAAGCTGGGCGCCATCACCGGCATCGCGACGGTCGCGTCCTGGCAGCGCGAGGACGCGTACTACCAGCGGTCGCCGTGGGCCGGCCGGCGCACCCTGAACGGGCGGCCCGCGCTGGATGGCGCGCTCGCCAACCCGCTCGCCCACTCGTGGATGCAGTGTCTGGCCATCATGGACGGTGACCCACCCGTCGCGGTCGAGCTGGAGCGCTACCGCTGCCGCGACATCGAGGTCGACGACACCGCGGCCATGCGCATCACACTCGCGTCCGGACGCCACATCGTCGTCGCGGTCACGCTCTGCGGCGAGGACAAGATCGAGGGCGAGGTCATCGTGTACGGGACGGCCGGTCGCGCGGTCCTGGAGTACCCGACCGATCGCCTGAAGCTGCCCGGTGACGCCGACTTCCGCGAGGTGTCCGGGCGCACGAGCCTGCTGGAGAACCTGCTCGACCACCGTGCCAACGGGACCCCGCTCATCGTGCCGCTGGCGCGTACCGAGCCGTTCACAGCGGTCCTCGACGTGCTCAACTCCGCGCCCGAACCGACCCTGCTCGGCGGCGACCTCGTCGTGCCCGAGGGTGTCGCTCCGGCGCGGACGCTCACCATCCAGGGGATCAACGCCGCGCTCCGGCAAGCCACCGAGCGCCTGGCGTTGTTCTCCGAGCTACCCACCCGTGGGCGGTGCGCCCGCACCGGGTGGACCTGA
- a CDS encoding pectate lyase family protein, translating into MHLRRMAAVAVAIGLVAALGPSGTALAGGTGKGNLGRQVLPANDGWAASGPGTTGGSSAADDQVHVVDTRTELIQALGGDNATNRTNATPKIIFIKGRVGGFEGLANGCADLADPAYSLDAYLATYDPAVWGRVNPSGPLEEARVRSVANQTRYTQINVGPNTTIVGLRGATLTGLTLMLDSASNSIVRNINFVDAYDCFPAWSPTDGSLGNWNSQFDLVSVRRSENVWIDHNTFSDGDNPDSEQPVHFGRPYQVHDGALDITHTASLVTVSYNRFVARDKVMLIGSSNTVGPDVGRLNVTLHHNVFDGTLQRLPRVRFGKVDIYNNYYRLAGDSFSYAWGVGVQSAVYAENNFLSLGDGIAAEDVIFDWGGTVITEKGNWVRAGSARPAQVGLLDAYNAAHDPDLGADAGWTPTLRHGPVLPAPLVPLATLALAGARL; encoded by the coding sequence ATGCATCTGAGACGAATGGCCGCGGTAGCGGTCGCAATCGGTCTTGTCGCCGCGCTGGGCCCCTCGGGCACAGCGCTTGCTGGTGGTACCGGTAAGGGAAACCTGGGCCGGCAGGTATTGCCGGCTAACGACGGTTGGGCCGCGTCCGGGCCCGGCACCACCGGCGGCTCGTCCGCCGCGGACGACCAGGTGCACGTCGTGGACACCCGCACCGAGCTGATCCAGGCGCTCGGCGGCGACAACGCGACGAACCGTACCAACGCCACTCCCAAGATTATTTTCATCAAGGGCCGCGTCGGCGGCTTCGAGGGCCTGGCCAACGGGTGCGCCGACCTGGCCGACCCGGCGTACTCGCTCGACGCCTACCTGGCGACGTACGACCCCGCGGTGTGGGGGCGGGTCAACCCGAGCGGGCCGCTGGAGGAGGCCCGGGTGCGCTCGGTGGCCAACCAGACCCGCTACACGCAGATCAACGTCGGGCCGAACACCACCATCGTCGGCCTGCGCGGCGCCACGCTCACCGGGCTCACGCTCATGCTCGACTCGGCGAGCAACTCGATCGTTCGCAACATCAACTTCGTTGACGCGTACGACTGCTTCCCGGCGTGGTCGCCGACCGACGGCAGCCTGGGCAACTGGAACTCGCAGTTCGACCTGGTGTCCGTGCGGCGCAGCGAGAACGTGTGGATAGACCACAACACGTTCTCCGACGGCGACAACCCGGACAGCGAGCAGCCGGTCCACTTCGGACGGCCGTACCAGGTGCACGACGGCGCGCTCGACATCACGCACACCGCCAGCCTGGTCACCGTGTCGTACAACCGGTTCGTCGCCCGCGACAAGGTGATGCTGATCGGATCGTCCAACACGGTCGGGCCCGACGTCGGCCGGCTCAACGTCACCCTGCACCACAACGTCTTCGACGGCACGCTCCAGCGGCTGCCGCGGGTGCGCTTCGGCAAGGTCGACATCTACAACAACTACTACCGGCTCGCCGGCGACTCGTTCTCGTACGCCTGGGGCGTCGGCGTCCAGTCGGCCGTCTACGCGGAGAACAACTTCCTCTCGCTCGGCGACGGCATCGCGGCCGAGGACGTCATCTTCGACTGGGGCGGCACGGTGATCACCGAGAAGGGCAACTGGGTGCGCGCCGGCTCCGCCCGACCGGCTCAGGTGGGCCTGCTCGACGCGTACAACGCGGCACACGATCCCGACCTCGGGGCCGACGCGGGCTGGACGCCGACCCTGCGTCACGGTCCGGTCCTGCCGGCGCCGCTCGTCCCGCTCGCCACGCTCGCACTCGCCGGCGCCCGGCTGTAG
- a CDS encoding pectate lyase family protein, with translation MEKRRLAAAGAAGILAAALIAFGTTTAFADTLLSDDFQDGNASGWSTSGGTWSVVTDGSLAYRQSGTSSDARSVVGATTWTNYAVQARVKPTGFNGSNRFTGLIARAQSSSNYYALVITSSGGVQLVKRAGGSPIVLGSGAGAGGTGTWSTLRLEAAGTSLRGYVNGALAVSATDSAFSSGRAGIAASYASVTVDDVLVETVSGTPPTPGPTSGGPTLPPTEPPLDPSAPPIGFASVNVLGQNGTTGGAGGPTVTVDTASELLTAIAQAGPLNIRVSGMIALPGPMHDVTSDKTIIGVGASSGITGAGFNIGLPISEVTAPPANAVHNVIIRNLNFRDAADDSINVQMYTHHVWLDHNDLAEGYDGLIDIKRGSSYVTVSWNHVHNHTKTMLLGHDDGNSAQDTGNLKVTYHNNWFDRTPQRNPRVRFGEPVHVFNNYYVYNTDVGVACQANAGCVVEGNYFEDVEEPVSNSYAGPAGRCVARNNVFVGESGQPDCSGTVQEPSNYYSYTVADPNTIKSVVMAGAGTGHL, from the coding sequence GTGGAGAAGAGACGCCTGGCGGCCGCGGGCGCCGCCGGCATCCTGGCCGCCGCGCTCATCGCCTTCGGCACCACGACCGCGTTCGCCGACACGCTGCTGTCCGACGACTTCCAGGACGGCAACGCCAGCGGCTGGTCCACGTCCGGCGGCACCTGGTCGGTGGTCACCGACGGCTCACTGGCGTACCGCCAGTCGGGCACCAGCAGCGACGCCCGAAGCGTGGTGGGCGCCACCACCTGGACCAACTACGCGGTGCAGGCCAGGGTCAAGCCGACCGGCTTCAACGGGTCCAACCGGTTCACCGGCCTGATCGCTCGGGCGCAGAGCAGCAGCAACTACTACGCCCTGGTGATCACGAGCTCGGGCGGCGTGCAACTCGTCAAGCGGGCCGGCGGTAGCCCCATCGTTCTGGGCAGCGGTGCGGGAGCCGGCGGCACGGGTACGTGGAGCACGCTGCGCCTGGAGGCGGCCGGCACGTCATTGCGCGGCTACGTCAACGGGGCGCTGGCGGTCAGCGCCACGGATAGCGCGTTCTCGTCGGGGCGGGCCGGCATCGCGGCCAGCTACGCCAGCGTCACGGTCGACGACGTGCTGGTCGAGACCGTCAGCGGTACACCCCCGACGCCAGGCCCGACGTCGGGCGGTCCCACCTTGCCGCCCACCGAGCCGCCGCTGGACCCGAGCGCCCCGCCGATCGGCTTCGCGTCGGTCAACGTGCTCGGCCAGAACGGCACGACCGGCGGCGCCGGCGGGCCGACGGTCACCGTGGACACCGCGTCCGAGCTGCTCACCGCGATCGCCCAGGCCGGGCCGCTGAACATCAGGGTGAGCGGCATGATCGCCCTGCCCGGGCCGATGCACGACGTGACGTCGGACAAGACGATCATCGGGGTGGGCGCCAGCTCGGGCATCACCGGCGCCGGCTTCAACATCGGCCTGCCGATCAGCGAGGTGACCGCGCCGCCCGCGAACGCCGTACACAACGTGATCATCCGGAACCTGAACTTCCGGGACGCGGCCGACGACTCGATCAACGTGCAGATGTACACGCACCACGTGTGGCTCGACCACAACGACCTGGCCGAGGGGTACGACGGCCTGATCGACATCAAGCGCGGCTCGTCGTACGTGACGGTCTCGTGGAACCACGTCCACAACCACACGAAGACCATGCTGCTCGGCCACGACGACGGCAACAGCGCGCAGGACACCGGCAACCTGAAGGTGACCTACCACAACAACTGGTTCGACCGGACGCCACAGCGCAACCCCCGCGTCCGCTTCGGCGAGCCGGTGCACGTGTTCAACAACTACTACGTCTACAACACCGACGTCGGGGTGGCCTGCCAGGCGAACGCGGGCTGCGTCGTCGAGGGCAACTACTTCGAGGACGTCGAGGAGCCGGTGAGCAACAGCTACGCCGGGCCGGCGGGCCGATGCGTCGCCCGCAACAACGTGTTCGTCGGCGAGTCGGGCCAGCCCGACTGCAGCGGCACCGTGCAGGAGCCGTCGAACTACTACAGCTACACGGTCGCCGACCCGAACACCATCAAGTCGGTCGTCATGGCGGGTGCCGGTACCGGGCACCTGTGA
- a CDS encoding pectate lyase family protein, with product MAAATGVVMSIPEASAATGGVTGYATQNGGTTGGAGGQTVRATTGTAIHTALCGRASSSTPIIIQVEGTINHGNTTKVSGGSCNTAADVIELKEISNVTIIGVGGGAIFDQLGIHIRDASNIIIQNVTVRNVKKSGSPLSNGGDAIGMESTVRNVWVDHVNLEASGGEAEGFDGLFDMKNNTQYVTLSYSVLRNSGRGGLVGSSESDLTNGFITYHHNLYENIDSRTPLLRGGVAHIYNNHYVSLNESGINSRAGARAKVDNNYFKNSKDVLGTFYTDAAGYWQASGNILDNVTWSSPGTDTNPAGPGMPSNTTVSIPYSYTLDGASCVPSIVSQTAGANKGLQVSNGNCSPTTPTTAPTTPAPNPTTASPAPTTPAPTTPSGTNLSIGAGADGSSKASGTSYGNVLDANMSTYWSPTGTTGSISVKWGSATTVSRINIREASGATGRIGSWRVINHDTGAVLTSGTGAGVITFAQTSLKKITFEITSASAAPQVAEFETYAA from the coding sequence ATGGCGGCCGCGACCGGTGTGGTCATGTCGATACCCGAGGCGTCGGCCGCGACCGGTGGCGTCACCGGCTACGCGACCCAGAACGGTGGCACCACCGGCGGCGCGGGCGGGCAGACGGTGCGGGCCACCACGGGGACCGCGATCCATACGGCTCTGTGCGGCCGGGCCAGCAGCAGCACGCCGATCATCATCCAGGTCGAGGGCACCATCAACCACGGCAACACCACCAAGGTGTCGGGCGGCAGCTGCAACACCGCCGCCGACGTGATCGAGCTCAAGGAGATCAGCAACGTCACGATCATCGGGGTCGGCGGCGGAGCCATCTTCGACCAGTTGGGCATCCACATTCGCGACGCCAGCAACATCATCATCCAGAACGTGACCGTCCGGAACGTCAAGAAGTCGGGCTCACCCCTCTCCAACGGTGGTGACGCCATCGGCATGGAGAGCACCGTCCGCAACGTCTGGGTCGATCACGTCAACCTGGAGGCGTCGGGCGGGGAGGCCGAGGGGTTCGACGGCCTCTTCGACATGAAGAACAACACCCAGTACGTGACCCTCTCGTACAGCGTCCTGCGCAACTCCGGTCGCGGTGGCCTCGTCGGGTCCAGCGAAAGTGACCTCACGAACGGCTTCATCACGTACCACCACAACCTGTACGAGAACATCGACTCCCGTACGCCCCTGCTGCGTGGCGGCGTGGCCCATATCTACAACAATCACTACGTGAGCCTCAACGAGTCCGGCATCAACTCCCGGGCCGGAGCTCGCGCCAAGGTGGACAACAACTACTTCAAGAACTCCAAGGACGTACTGGGCACCTTCTACACCGACGCGGCCGGCTACTGGCAGGCCAGCGGCAACATCCTCGACAACGTGACCTGGTCCAGCCCCGGCACCGACACCAACCCGGCCGGCCCCGGCATGCCGTCCAACACCACCGTCAGCATCCCGTACTCGTACACCCTCGACGGGGCCAGCTGCGTGCCGAGCATCGTGAGCCAGACGGCGGGCGCCAACAAGGGCCTACAGGTGTCGAACGGCAACTGCTCGCCGACGACACCGACAACGGCACCGACCACGCCCGCGCCGAACCCGACCACCGCCTCGCCGGCACCCACGACGCCGGCGCCGACCACGCCCAGCGGTACCAACCTCAGCATCGGGGCCGGCGCCGACGGTTCCAGCAAGGCCAGCGGGACGAGCTACGGCAACGTGCTGGACGCCAACATGAGCACCTACTGGTCGCCGACCGGCACGACCGGCTCCATCTCGGTCAAGTGGGGCTCCGCCACCACGGTTTCCAGGATCAACATCCGGGAGGCGTCCGGCGCCACGGGCCGTATCGGGTCCTGGCGGGTCATCAACCACGACACCGGCGCGGTCCTGACCTCCGGCACCGGCGCCGGAGTCATCACCTTCGCCCAGACCTCACTGAAGAAGATCACCTTCGAGATCACCAGCGCGAGCGCCGCGCCACAGGTCGCCGAGTTCGAGACCTACGCCGCGTAG
- a CDS encoding YkvA family protein translates to MRSWLLGLAIATGCLVASWALLVVLARRLPPGVLRDLAAFIPDCVTAVRRLRKDPRVPRRAKVAIVIAGLWVASPIDLIPEFLPVIGPLDDIVVVALALRYAGRQVPREVLLAAWPGDPRLLERLL, encoded by the coding sequence ATGCGGAGCTGGCTGCTCGGGCTGGCGATCGCGACGGGCTGCCTGGTAGCGAGTTGGGCACTGCTCGTCGTGCTGGCCCGGCGGCTGCCGCCCGGCGTCCTGCGTGACCTGGCGGCCTTCATCCCCGACTGCGTGACCGCCGTGCGGCGGCTCCGCAAGGATCCCCGGGTACCCCGGCGTGCCAAGGTCGCCATCGTCATCGCCGGCCTGTGGGTGGCCAGCCCGATCGACCTGATCCCCGAGTTCCTTCCGGTGATCGGTCCGCTCGACGACATCGTCGTGGTCGCTCTGGCGCTGCGGTACGCCGGCCGCCAGGTCCCGCGTGAGGTACTGCTAGCCGCCTGGCCCGGCGACCCCCGCCTCCTAGAACGCCTCCTCTGA